A portion of the Leptospira dzoumogneensis genome contains these proteins:
- a CDS encoding trypsin-like peptidase domain-containing protein, whose translation MKKNDRFKNFLVIGISVMAGVILSPILYCGTGNDSALFLNAKSDREPSASAKAAVSIQKAFEEVYENVSPSVVLIATEGTVNVPQYNDPFQEFFYGPQGRVRNQKRKVSGLGSGFILNKEGYILTNDHVVRNFDKFKVVFKNVKEPVSAKLIGTDPMIDVALLKVEANQDLQPIEIGDSSAVKVGDWAIAIGAPFGLEQSMTVGVISKVGRGGIDNSGVHYIQTDAAINQGNSGGPLLDINGRVVGINRMIVSPSGGSIGLGFAIPINEAKAVVEELKSGGKVKRARLGVALDDLTEETAKELKLSGPEGAFVRQVQNGSAAAEAGIDVEDVILEIDGAKIKNANDVVSKIRASKVGQRVSIVVFRKGQILKISVKLAE comes from the coding sequence ATGAAAAAAAACGACAGATTCAAAAATTTCCTGGTGATAGGCATATCCGTAATGGCCGGAGTGATCCTTTCTCCGATCTTGTATTGCGGAACAGGAAACGACAGTGCTTTATTTCTAAATGCAAAATCGGATAGAGAGCCAAGCGCATCTGCGAAAGCAGCAGTCTCCATCCAAAAAGCATTCGAAGAAGTTTATGAAAACGTTTCACCAAGCGTTGTGTTGATCGCCACCGAAGGAACAGTAAACGTTCCTCAATACAACGACCCATTCCAAGAATTTTTTTACGGACCTCAAGGTAGAGTAAGAAACCAGAAAAGAAAAGTGAGCGGACTAGGTTCCGGCTTTATCCTCAACAAAGAAGGATATATCCTCACCAACGATCACGTGGTCCGTAATTTCGATAAATTTAAAGTAGTTTTTAAGAATGTAAAAGAGCCTGTTTCGGCTAAGTTGATCGGAACAGATCCTATGATAGACGTTGCGCTTCTAAAAGTAGAAGCAAACCAAGACTTGCAGCCTATCGAGATAGGAGATTCTTCCGCGGTAAAAGTGGGAGACTGGGCAATCGCGATCGGCGCTCCTTTCGGTTTGGAACAATCCATGACCGTAGGGGTGATCTCCAAAGTAGGAAGAGGTGGTATCGATAATTCCGGAGTTCATTATATCCAAACGGATGCTGCGATCAACCAAGGAAACTCCGGAGGACCACTTCTGGATATTAACGGAAGAGTGGTTGGTATCAACCGTATGATCGTCTCTCCAAGTGGTGGATCCATCGGTTTAGGTTTTGCAATCCCGATCAACGAGGCTAAGGCAGTCGTAGAAGAATTAAAATCAGGCGGAAAAGTTAAACGTGCAAGACTCGGAGTTGCGTTAGACGATCTTACTGAAGAGACCGCAAAAGAACTCAAACTTTCCGGACCGGAAGGTGCATTTGTCCGCCAAGTACAGAACGGCAGCGCTGCCGCAGAAGCAGGTATCGACGTAGAGGACGTGATCCTGGAAATAGACGGAGCTAAGATCAAGAACGCAAACGATGTGGTTTCTAAGATCAGAGCTTCTAAAGTGGGACAACGTGTTTCTATAGTCGTATTTAGAAAAGGCCAGATCCTAAAAATTTCGGTTAAGCTGGCGGAGTGA
- the vapB gene encoding type II toxin-antitoxin system antitoxin VapB translates to MNRAKIFKNGDSQAVRLPKEYRFKGKEVYIHREGEIVVLTPIEDAVDRLWNTLNEFSDDFKIERDQPKNYDKRDPI, encoded by the coding sequence ATGAATCGGGCCAAAATATTTAAAAATGGAGACAGTCAGGCAGTTCGTCTTCCCAAAGAATACAGATTTAAAGGAAAAGAAGTCTATATCCATAGGGAAGGAGAAATCGTAGTATTGACTCCTATAGAGGATGCTGTTGATAGACTTTGGAATACTCTAAATGAATTTTCCGATGACTTCAAAATAGAAAGGGATCAGCCTAAAAATTACGATAAGCGCGATCCTATATGA
- a CDS encoding phytoene desaturase family protein has translation MDFSSEEYDICIIGSGPNGLAAASVLAGSGLSVLILEASDTIGGGLRTKELTLPGFHHDVCSAAHPMGILSPYLKTLPLEKHGLKWIEPEASVAHPLDGESAVLLKLSLEETAKELGADKKSYIKLISPFLKNPEGLLSDALAPLGIPKHPFLLARFGLLGIRSAKSLANSWFKEERAKALFAGCAGHSIFPLEKFLSGALGLLFSLTGHVRSWPVVQGGSEMIAKSMESYLKGLGVKIQTNYKVSSLAQLPKTKAVLFDTSPDQLGSVAGNTLSSSYINRISSYKYGPGVFKMDWALDGPIPWKDPNCLKASTVHVGGKLSEIAKAESEVWSGKHPDRPYMLVVQQSQFDPTRAPKGKHTGYAYCHVPSGSTKDMTEILENQIERFAPGFKDSILARHSMNTKDFYSYNLNYVGGAITGGAADLPQAFFRPIARMDPYTTPNPHIYICSASTPPGGGVHGMCGYYAAKTVLKKIHKLKSIRYSK, from the coding sequence ATGGATTTCAGCTCCGAAGAATATGATATTTGTATCATAGGATCCGGCCCGAACGGATTGGCGGCTGCCTCCGTTCTGGCGGGTTCCGGACTTTCAGTTTTAATATTGGAAGCTTCGGATACGATAGGCGGCGGTTTACGGACCAAAGAGTTAACCTTACCGGGTTTTCATCATGATGTTTGTTCCGCTGCACATCCTATGGGAATATTATCTCCTTATCTAAAAACACTTCCTTTGGAAAAACACGGACTCAAATGGATAGAACCGGAAGCTTCCGTGGCCCACCCTTTGGATGGAGAATCTGCGGTACTTTTAAAATTATCTTTGGAAGAAACCGCGAAAGAATTAGGTGCAGATAAAAAGTCCTATATAAAACTGATCTCTCCATTTCTAAAAAATCCGGAAGGACTTTTGTCCGACGCATTAGCTCCTCTTGGTATTCCTAAACATCCATTTTTATTAGCTAGATTCGGATTGCTCGGGATACGATCCGCGAAATCGCTCGCGAACTCTTGGTTCAAAGAAGAAAGAGCCAAGGCATTATTCGCAGGTTGCGCAGGGCATTCTATCTTTCCATTGGAGAAGTTCTTAAGCGGAGCTCTTGGACTTTTATTCTCTTTAACAGGACATGTTCGTTCTTGGCCGGTAGTCCAAGGCGGATCTGAAATGATCGCAAAATCTATGGAGTCTTATCTAAAGGGTCTCGGAGTCAAGATCCAAACCAATTATAAGGTTTCGAGTCTCGCACAACTTCCGAAAACGAAGGCTGTCCTATTTGATACAAGTCCGGATCAATTGGGATCGGTTGCCGGAAATACATTATCTTCTTCTTATATTAATAGGATCTCTTCCTATAAGTACGGACCCGGTGTATTCAAAATGGATTGGGCCTTGGATGGACCGATTCCTTGGAAAGATCCGAATTGTTTAAAGGCATCCACGGTCCATGTAGGCGGAAAACTTTCAGAAATTGCAAAAGCGGAATCGGAAGTCTGGTCCGGAAAACATCCGGATCGTCCTTATATGTTGGTGGTCCAACAAAGCCAATTCGATCCGACGAGAGCGCCTAAAGGAAAACATACAGGATATGCTTATTGCCATGTACCTTCAGGATCCACAAAGGACATGACTGAAATTTTAGAGAACCAGATCGAAAGATTCGCACCCGGTTTCAAGGACAGTATATTAGCCAGACATTCCATGAATACAAAGGACTTTTATTCTTATAATTTAAACTATGTGGGCGGAGCGATCACAGGTGGAGCGGCGGATCTACCTCAGGCATTCTTCAGACCGATCGCAAGAATGGATCCATATACCACTCCAAATCCTCATATTTATATTTGTTCCGCATCCACACCTCCGGGAGGAGGAGTGCACGGAATGTGCGGATACTACGCAGCCAAAACAGTATTAAAAAAAATTCATAAACTAAAATCGATTCGTTATTCAAAATGA
- the tmk gene encoding dTMP kinase, protein MAQIPGFYVFEGLDGSGKSTLSVRVLDLLTSKHVPAICFAEPTRYESGLYLRKFLSGEIELSPEKQIEAFLGDREVSLSRNILPSLSQKKIVLLDRYMYSTAAYQSGGFFSAKEILKKNLDRGFPEPEKIFYLEIEPEEALARLKGRDTTKDRFETISALTKIKKAYEEILPENTVRLDAKLPTEELLKLVTEKIRY, encoded by the coding sequence ATGGCACAAATACCTGGATTTTACGTTTTTGAAGGTTTGGACGGAAGTGGTAAAAGTACCCTATCTGTCCGAGTCTTAGACCTTCTCACCTCCAAACATGTTCCAGCAATTTGTTTTGCGGAACCGACTCGGTACGAATCCGGGCTTTATCTTAGAAAATTTTTAAGCGGAGAAATTGAACTTTCTCCTGAAAAACAGATCGAAGCATTTTTAGGAGACAGAGAAGTTTCTCTCAGCCGGAATATTCTACCTTCACTCTCCCAAAAAAAGATCGTGCTACTGGATCGGTACATGTATTCCACTGCTGCGTATCAGTCCGGAGGATTTTTTTCCGCAAAAGAGATCCTGAAAAAGAATTTAGACAGAGGATTCCCGGAACCCGAAAAAATTTTTTATTTGGAAATCGAACCGGAAGAAGCTTTAGCCAGATTGAAGGGAAGAGATACTACTAAGGATAGATTTGAAACGATCAGCGCTTTGACTAAGATCAAAAAAGCGTACGAAGAAATTCTTCCGGAGAATACCGTCCGTTTGGATGCGAAACTCCCGACGGAAGAATTATTAAAACTAGTAACCGAAAAAATCCGTTATTGA
- the vapC gene encoding type II toxin-antitoxin system tRNA(fMet)-specific endonuclease VapC, with product MNKYLLDTNICIYIINRRPDSVYKKFKKAALENIYISSITEFELYFGIEKSLHKEKNRRALADFIGYLNILPFDSNSSTIAAKLRFNLEKSGKSIGPFDLLIASQAISNDHILVTNNEKEFKRIKELKLENWL from the coding sequence ATGAATAAGTATCTTTTAGATACGAACATTTGTATTTATATCATAAACCGAAGACCTGATTCGGTTTATAAAAAATTTAAGAAGGCAGCTTTAGAGAATATCTATATCTCTTCCATTACTGAATTTGAATTGTATTTTGGAATTGAAAAGAGCCTTCATAAAGAGAAGAATAGAAGAGCATTAGCCGATTTTATCGGGTATTTGAATATCTTACCATTTGATAGCAATTCATCGACAATCGCTGCTAAATTACGTTTCAATTTAGAGAAATCGGGGAAATCGATAGGTCCTTTTGATCTATTAATAGCGTCTCAAGCTATTTCTAATGATCATATCCTTGTGACTAATAATGAAAAAGAATTCAAAAGGATTAAAGAGCTAAAATTAGAAAATTGGCTCTAA
- a CDS encoding DUF3556 domain-containing protein: MFLPKAPPYDALAWAKMSFADRARLSCQAWAVQGYGSPLGAYIVYVLKIALYIAGWIYFCSFSPGLGEWGTISWWFVPVAFQKAIVWSLLFEVLGLGCGSGPLTGRYFPPVGGFLYFLRPKTTKMPLFEGAPIIGGRTRGILEIVAYASVLVYSVLCLIHPAPGFEQFLPIIISLVIAGILDKTVFLAARAEHYWVTIVVFAFAQNWIAGAMIVQLSIWLFAGFSKLNSHFPSVVCVMASNSPFTPFAWFRKAMYKNYPEDLRPSSTAIAKANMGIVLEMGTPIVLFTAIMTGSQTVLYLGLGMMVFLHSYITSNFPMGVPIEWNFLVVYSGFFLFGANPTITPFQLDSAPVAVFLFVFSLALPIIGNIRPDWVSFLLAMRYYAGNWAVSVWMFKEDSYKKLEKLTKTSGWLYDQLDMFYERKVSVGLVSKVMAFRLMHLHGKAFQKIVPKAVKNFEKYEWVEGELVAGMVVGWNFGEGHLHSEQLLRSVQAQCGFKDEELRCIFIEGQPLGKSTINYRIHDAEKGLIEDGKIEVADLKELQPWPTK, translated from the coding sequence ATGTTCCTTCCTAAAGCTCCCCCCTATGATGCCTTAGCCTGGGCGAAAATGTCGTTCGCGGACAGGGCTCGTTTGTCCTGCCAAGCCTGGGCGGTCCAAGGTTACGGCTCCCCTCTTGGAGCATATATCGTTTACGTCTTAAAGATAGCATTATACATCGCAGGTTGGATTTATTTCTGCTCTTTCAGTCCTGGACTGGGAGAATGGGGAACCATCTCTTGGTGGTTTGTTCCAGTGGCTTTTCAAAAAGCAATCGTATGGAGTTTGCTATTCGAAGTTTTAGGACTCGGATGCGGAAGCGGTCCTTTAACCGGAAGATATTTCCCTCCTGTCGGCGGGTTCTTATATTTTTTAAGACCTAAGACCACCAAAATGCCTTTATTCGAAGGAGCTCCAATCATCGGAGGAAGAACAAGAGGAATTCTGGAAATCGTAGCTTACGCTTCAGTTTTAGTTTATTCCGTTCTGTGTTTGATCCACCCTGCTCCAGGTTTCGAACAATTTTTACCGATCATCATCAGTTTGGTTATTGCAGGTATATTAGATAAAACTGTTTTTCTTGCAGCAAGGGCGGAACATTATTGGGTAACGATAGTTGTATTTGCATTCGCACAGAATTGGATCGCAGGTGCGATGATCGTTCAACTTTCTATTTGGTTATTCGCGGGATTTTCCAAACTCAATTCTCACTTTCCAAGTGTAGTTTGTGTGATGGCAAGTAATAGTCCATTCACTCCATTTGCTTGGTTCAGAAAGGCGATGTATAAAAATTATCCGGAAGATCTTCGTCCTTCTTCTACTGCAATAGCAAAAGCGAATATGGGGATCGTTTTGGAAATGGGAACTCCGATCGTTCTGTTCACTGCGATCATGACAGGTTCTCAAACAGTTCTATACCTAGGACTAGGAATGATGGTATTCCTACATAGTTATATCACAAGTAACTTCCCGATGGGAGTTCCGATAGAATGGAACTTCTTAGTAGTTTACTCGGGCTTCTTCTTATTCGGAGCAAACCCGACCATCACTCCTTTCCAATTGGATTCTGCACCTGTTGCAGTATTCTTATTCGTATTCTCTTTAGCTCTTCCTATCATCGGAAACATCAGACCGGATTGGGTCTCCTTCCTGCTCGCAATGAGATATTATGCGGGGAACTGGGCAGTCAGCGTATGGATGTTCAAAGAAGATAGTTATAAAAAATTAGAGAAGCTTACCAAAACCTCGGGATGGTTGTACGATCAATTGGATATGTTCTACGAAAGAAAAGTATCCGTAGGTTTAGTGAGTAAGGTAATGGCATTCAGACTCATGCACTTACACGGAAAGGCATTCCAAAAGATAGTACCAAAAGCAGTTAAGAACTTTGAAAAGTACGAATGGGTAGAAGGTGAACTGGTAGCAGGAATGGTAGTAGGCTGGAACTTCGGAGAAGGTCACTTGCATAGCGAACAACTTCTTAGGTCCGTACAAGCACAATGTGGATTCAAGGACGAAGAGCTACGTTGTATCTTTATAGAAGGTCAACCATTAGGAAAATCTACTATTAACTATAGGATCCACGACGCTGAAAAAGGTTTGATAGAAGACGGAAAGATAGAAGTTGCCGATTTGAAGGAACTCCAACCTTGGCCGACTAAATAA
- the ruvB gene encoding Holliday junction branch migration DNA helicase RuvB, producing MAGHTLNPEDKFDDEISLRPSLFSEFIGQKEILSNLGVFVGAAKKRGQALDHVLLSGPPGLGKTTLAGIISQELGTRIVVTSAPVLTRGADLAKLLTDLEERDILFIDEIHSLGRKVEEILYPAMENFMIDLLVGEGITAQTIQIKLKPFTLIGATTRSGLISDPLKSRFGIHFRLEYYDDSEMKDIVLRSSKILGYEIEENAAFEIGRRSRKTPRIANHLLKRVRDFAEVKGEKQIRIPACEEAFSRLGIDELGLDRMDRQILECMIDRYKGGPVGLKPIAAVIGEEERTLEDHYESYMVRVGLINRTSSGRVATEKAYKLMDRVPPAFGKRIEEDAAPGLF from the coding sequence TTGGCAGGACATACCTTAAATCCGGAGGATAAATTCGACGATGAGATATCTCTTCGTCCCTCCTTATTCTCCGAGTTTATAGGACAAAAAGAGATCCTGTCCAATCTGGGCGTCTTTGTAGGAGCCGCCAAAAAAAGAGGCCAGGCCCTGGATCATGTACTTCTATCCGGGCCTCCTGGTCTTGGCAAGACCACACTTGCAGGTATCATTTCCCAAGAACTTGGGACTCGGATCGTAGTCACTTCTGCACCTGTTCTTACCAGAGGTGCGGATCTTGCAAAACTTCTCACCGACCTGGAAGAAAGAGATATATTATTTATAGATGAAATACATTCTTTAGGCCGCAAGGTGGAAGAGATCCTATATCCTGCGATGGAAAATTTCATGATCGATCTTCTTGTGGGAGAGGGGATCACCGCTCAAACGATCCAGATCAAATTAAAACCGTTTACATTGATAGGTGCTACTACCCGAAGCGGACTTATCTCTGATCCACTCAAGAGTAGATTCGGGATCCATTTCCGTTTGGAATATTATGACGATTCTGAAATGAAAGATATCGTCCTCCGATCGTCCAAGATCCTGGGTTACGAGATAGAAGAGAACGCTGCATTCGAGATAGGAAGAAGATCCAGAAAAACCCCGAGGATCGCGAACCATCTTCTCAAAAGAGTCAGGGATTTCGCGGAGGTAAAAGGGGAAAAACAGATCCGTATCCCCGCCTGCGAAGAGGCATTTTCCCGTTTAGGTATAGACGAATTGGGCCTGGATAGAATGGACCGCCAGATCTTGGAATGTATGATCGATCGGTACAAGGGCGGCCCGGTGGGCCTAAAACCGATCGCCGCGGTAATCGGAGAGGAAGAAAGGACCCTGGAAGATCATTACGAATCCTATATGGTAAGAGTTGGCTTGATCAATAGAACCTCTTCCGGTAGAGTA
- a CDS encoding type II toxin-antitoxin system RelE/ParE family toxin yields the protein MINSFKSKETEKVWNQEFSKKLPNQIQSIAYRKLVMIARSKQIEDLKIPPANCLERLSGNRVGQYSIRVNDQWRICFKWKDGNAFDVEIVDYH from the coding sequence GTGATTAATTCCTTTAAGTCAAAGGAAACGGAAAAAGTCTGGAATCAGGAATTTTCCAAAAAGCTTCCGAATCAAATTCAATCGATTGCTTATCGAAAATTAGTAATGATAGCTCGATCTAAGCAAATTGAAGACCTTAAAATTCCTCCTGCAAATTGCTTGGAAAGGCTTTCCGGGAATAGAGTAGGCCAATATAGCATAAGAGTTAATGATCAATGGCGTATTTGCTTTAAATGGAAAGATGGCAATGCTTTTGATGTAGAGATTGTTGATTATCATTAG
- a CDS encoding ATP-binding cassette domain-containing protein produces the protein MQSSIVANDVSFEFSDGRILFQNLHFSIGQERTALVGPNGIGKTYLAKLIVGEIETSKGKISRNSALSYVPQREKPERITVEEFLQNYSWSLLGEKLLTGIDRKNFCDQLSGGEWMRVRLAEKLEDQFLILDEPTNDLDQESKKVLIRFLKEYEYGFLLISHDRECLKLCETILELSNLGLNKYGGGWNSYEETKERERKNSLAALEKARRDRDAAQAKRIEQIERQEKRNRKGVKSAAKGGTPKILLGARKRNAQTTSGKLNSSSLEKANEKILEVYEAMDRLKIDPIMYADLSGKAIPSQKLVAEAKDLNIRFQDWIYEKDLNFSWKGNIRIAIKGGNGSGKSTLLQALLGGKGLETKGSLTLGKLNTLYIDQRCNQLDDSKSIFENVRDVSTLDESEIRNGLAKFLFFKDTVFQKVRTLSGGERLRAALARGLLSTEKPELLLLDEPTNNLDLENIEFLENLIREFKAAVLIVSHDELFLENCGIQEELTIKHILNVTN, from the coding sequence ATGCAATCAAGTATCGTCGCAAATGACGTCTCTTTCGAATTTTCGGACGGACGTATCTTATTTCAAAATCTACATTTTTCTATAGGACAAGAGCGTACTGCTCTTGTAGGTCCAAACGGGATCGGAAAGACCTATCTTGCAAAATTGATCGTAGGAGAAATAGAGACTAGCAAAGGAAAAATTTCCAGAAATTCTGCCTTATCTTATGTACCTCAAAGAGAGAAGCCAGAAAGGATCACTGTGGAAGAGTTCCTACAAAATTACTCCTGGTCACTCTTGGGAGAAAAACTTCTGACAGGGATTGATCGAAAAAATTTTTGCGATCAATTGAGCGGAGGAGAATGGATGAGAGTCCGCCTCGCGGAAAAATTAGAAGATCAATTTTTGATCCTGGACGAGCCCACAAACGATCTGGACCAAGAATCGAAAAAAGTTTTGATCCGATTTTTAAAAGAATATGAATACGGATTTTTACTCATATCTCATGACAGGGAATGTCTAAAACTCTGTGAAACTATTTTAGAATTATCTAATCTGGGTTTGAACAAATACGGCGGTGGTTGGAATTCCTACGAGGAAACTAAGGAAAGGGAAAGAAAAAATTCCTTAGCCGCCTTGGAGAAAGCCCGAAGAGACAGAGATGCTGCACAAGCAAAAAGAATAGAACAAATAGAAAGACAGGAAAAAAGGAACCGAAAGGGAGTAAAATCCGCTGCAAAAGGAGGAACGCCTAAAATATTATTAGGAGCCAGAAAGAGGAATGCTCAAACCACTTCCGGAAAACTAAACTCTTCTAGTTTAGAAAAAGCGAATGAAAAGATCTTAGAAGTATACGAGGCTATGGATCGATTAAAAATAGATCCGATCATGTATGCGGATCTTTCCGGCAAGGCAATACCTTCTCAAAAATTAGTGGCAGAAGCAAAAGATCTTAATATCCGATTCCAGGATTGGATCTATGAAAAAGATCTAAACTTCTCCTGGAAAGGAAATATAAGGATCGCGATCAAAGGAGGAAACGGTTCCGGAAAATCCACCTTATTACAAGCATTACTCGGCGGCAAGGGCCTTGAGACCAAAGGATCTCTTACATTAGGAAAACTGAATACTCTTTATATAGACCAAAGATGCAACCAACTGGATGACTCCAAGAGTATCTTCGAGAATGTGAGAGACGTTTCTACTTTGGATGAAAGCGAGATCCGGAACGGATTGGCGAAATTCCTATTTTTCAAGGACACGGTCTTTCAAAAAGTACGGACTCTAAGCGGAGGAGAAAGATTGAGAGCTGCCTTGGCAAGAGGACTGCTAAGTACTGAAAAACCGGAACTTCTACTCTTAGATGAACCCACGAATAACTTGGATTTGGAAAACATTGAGTTTCTGGAAAACCTGATCAGAGAATTCAAAGCGGCAGTTTTGATCGTTTCTCACGATGAGCTGTTTTTGGAAAACTGCGGGATCCAGGAAGAATTGACTATAAAACACATTCTAAATGTGACCAATTAG
- the omp85 gene encoding Omp85 family outer membrane protein: MFSLRHFFLASILIPVSIFSEGEKVAIDLNESKRLSKQELEEKRSGWYATGLPVFSEDPVRGQGYGARGFLYQNGNRSDPYFEFQPYKYRFGAQAYKTTKGADYYEFTFDSPFLFDTAYRLKTSVSYSTNKNSQYFGIGTDTLREISYREKNQPTGELKNGGSFSDLEDALSYRRPSSPGSIYPYESNQLYNTYEFRSSTATFSIDKTFWGAFRWIIAPEFSQNVIRTYDYPNGRIATNGDYYSVARDPSTGWGSTYPNGTSKLTKDYQAGLINGYHGGNVNYIHIGLAYDTRDFEPDPDSGVLLEMNYSSSSKRAGSDFEFEKFFTQGKFFYMPFPKLFEELVVAGRAGLHYSKGEVPFSEYRYMWSIDGPINGLGGLQTLRGYRQERFIAPMIGFGNLEIRWRFGTFKFWDQLVTLSLVPFYDFGRVWNGYHDISTQGYKFSYGTGLRIIWNQATVILIDYAKSREDSQLFIDIGQIF; encoded by the coding sequence TTGTTTTCTCTTCGGCATTTTTTTCTAGCCAGTATCCTGATCCCTGTTTCGATCTTTTCGGAAGGGGAGAAGGTTGCAATCGACCTAAACGAGTCCAAACGTCTTTCTAAACAAGAACTGGAAGAAAAAAGAAGCGGTTGGTATGCGACCGGTCTTCCTGTTTTTTCGGAGGACCCTGTAAGGGGCCAGGGTTACGGTGCCAGAGGATTTTTATACCAAAACGGAAATCGTTCCGATCCTTATTTCGAATTCCAGCCTTACAAATATAGATTCGGCGCTCAAGCTTATAAGACTACAAAAGGTGCGGACTATTATGAGTTCACTTTTGATAGTCCTTTTCTTTTCGATACTGCGTATAGATTGAAAACAAGTGTTTCCTATAGCACGAATAAAAACTCTCAGTATTTCGGGATCGGAACTGATACGTTACGCGAAATTTCTTATAGAGAAAAGAATCAGCCTACGGGTGAATTGAAAAATGGGGGAAGTTTCTCCGATCTAGAAGATGCACTTTCTTATCGCAGACCTTCTTCTCCCGGATCTATATATCCGTATGAAAGTAATCAGTTGTACAATACATACGAATTCCGTTCCTCTACCGCTACATTCTCCATAGATAAAACTTTCTGGGGAGCGTTTCGTTGGATTATTGCCCCTGAGTTTTCTCAGAATGTGATCCGCACTTATGATTATCCTAACGGAAGAATTGCAACCAATGGAGATTATTATTCCGTAGCAAGAGATCCTTCCACCGGCTGGGGTTCTACTTATCCGAATGGGACTTCTAAACTAACCAAAGACTACCAAGCGGGACTTATCAACGGTTATCATGGTGGAAATGTAAATTATATTCATATAGGACTTGCTTACGATACTAGGGACTTCGAACCGGATCCTGATTCAGGTGTTCTATTGGAGATGAATTATTCTTCTTCTTCCAAACGTGCTGGTTCGGATTTCGAGTTCGAAAAGTTTTTTACGCAAGGTAAATTTTTCTATATGCCTTTCCCGAAACTTTTCGAGGAACTTGTGGTCGCGGGAAGAGCGGGACTTCATTATTCGAAAGGAGAAGTTCCTTTTTCAGAATATCGTTATATGTGGTCCATTGATGGACCGATCAACGGATTGGGCGGTCTACAAACTCTAAGAGGTTATAGACAGGAAAGATTTATCGCTCCTATGATCGGTTTCGGAAATTTGGAGATCCGTTGGAGATTCGGGACATTCAAATTTTGGGATCAGTTGGTTACCTTGAGTCTTGTTCCATTCTATGATTTCGGTAGAGTATGGAACGGGTATCATGATATAAGCACCCAAGGTTATAAATTTTCTTATGGAACAGGTCTAAGAATTATCTGGAACCAAGCAACCGTCATACTCATCGATTATGCTAAGTCTAGAGAAGATTCTCAATTATTCATCGATATAGGCCAGATTTTCTAA
- a CDS encoding LIC10421/LIC12816 family protein — protein MKTQSLVGLISILSLFPFALSSFSAEEETKLIEKALVESLSTQEQKEAFQKYLVNLSKKKRNEATHLRELASTEPKHHSSQARKKKLVELAAQLEREASIHEETLKTLQQSSIQ, from the coding sequence ATGAAGACCCAATCACTTGTCGGATTAATTTCAATTCTGTCCCTGTTCCCATTTGCACTTTCTTCCTTCTCCGCAGAGGAAGAAACAAAACTGATCGAAAAGGCATTGGTGGAAAGTTTATCCACCCAGGAGCAAAAAGAAGCGTTCCAAAAATACCTGGTCAATCTTTCCAAAAAGAAAAGAAATGAAGCGACCCATTTAAGAGAACTTGCTTCTACGGAACCGAAACATCATTCTTCTCAAGCGCGTAAGAAGAAGTTAGTGGAATTGGCCGCTCAATTGGAAAGAGAAGCGTCTATCCATGAAGAAACCTTAAAAACCCTGCAACAATCCTCGATTCAATAA
- a CDS encoding HigA family addiction module antitoxin — MKKIPNVHPGEILYEEFLLPMNITAYRLAKETKLNPTRISEIVHGKRGISADTALRFSKFFGNSVEFWMGIQDEYEIREERERISSELKEIKNYKELISA, encoded by the coding sequence ATGAAAAAAATTCCGAATGTTCACCCTGGAGAAATTCTATATGAAGAGTTTCTTTTGCCAATGAACATTACTGCATATCGTTTGGCTAAAGAAACTAAATTGAACCCCACTAGGATCAGTGAGATAGTTCATGGTAAAAGAGGAATATCTGCTGATACCGCTCTAAGGTTTTCGAAATTTTTTGGCAATTCCGTTGAATTCTGGATGGGCATTCAGGATGAATATGAGATCCGTGAGGAAAGAGAAAGGATCTCAAGCGAATTGAAAGAAATTAAAAACTATAAAGAATTGATTAGCGCTTAA